The genomic DNA aaagaaaaaaaaaaaaggaagttaagtgaaaaagtgattgagtagcacacatttcttagtcggtgtgtgagtgataaggcacattcggattggcttgattaggctgatcaaaatagctttttctgagaattatgtAGATTTTTAAGTCATTTCCcttataaaaacagggtatgatttggtaaaaagaatcaaatatattgtactgtatgtttgaaaaatgatttagcagcacaagaaagaagaatacagctgctttcttcttttgttggtggatgtattaattttattgttaatatggatttcacattgaatgaaactcaaataaaagaatattataaaaaaaaaaaaaaaaaaaaagtgtgtgtgtgtgtgtacgtgtgtgtttggggggaggtggcaaagagagagagagagaaacctGGGGATATTTATTGTACCAGTGTCGGGGACATCCTCATGTTGGCTCTGATTATGTGGATGTGTGTATCACCACTCTTGTATTGCCAGCAAAAAATATTTCAGTACTTAGTGCCAGGAATTCTGTAAGCAATGAATAGAGATTGAAAGTCTTGAAGAACTATAAAGTTGTAAGCTGGCATGACATGTttattacatttatttattgttactttttttttttttttttacaatggcAAAGCCAGAGTGCAATTGATTCTCTCCATCTATGTGCAAGCTGTTTATAATCACTAAATACCTGTACACATCCACTACATACTTCAGTTGCTATGACATACAGACTAAACTGTGCTACAGCTCCACAGCCGAATCCAGGTATACTGTATATCTTTACACTATATAcaaatttacaaattcataGGTTTTAAATGTCTGTGGATGTACAACACAGGTGGACATGAATAACTCTCAGTAATGCGAATGCATATTGAGTTAGAAACTCTCATGTAGGCAGGACTGTTCTTGAGAACAAAAGAAGTCTTTGTGTGCACATTGAATTCTGTCAAAATTTGGGGGCATCCAAACAAAAGCACATTTGTTCTACCTCTGAATGGAACGACATCCATATTTACAATTGATATGACACAGTCTGACATTGGCTagatgcatgtaacacacacCAAGCTTCCAAGCCCCCCAAGCCTGTGTCAACCAGCCGAACCAAGGCTGACAAGGCAAACTTCACCCTGTCCTTAGCTTTTATAGCTCAGTCCTGTGTTTATCCTTACACACTACATGGAAAATGCAAGCTCAGACTTTCATGAAGAAGAGCTGGGTGTAATATAGCAATTTGTCAACTGATCAATTATATGTATCACATTGGGTGATTTTAAGTTCAGTGATTTTGCTGGTGCTAGTTTCAGCTCCCAATGCAACTGCCATGAATTGAACCAAAGGTAAGACTAACACAAGCAATACTGAGCATGACGATTGATCTCCAACACTACAATTATCCTTACACCATCTTGAAGTCCTGCAGGAATTgtacaatgaaaacaacaaaagtgaTCGCACTTGTTTCAAGTCAATTTTGAAAAGGTGCAGCCCTGAATGTATTGTTTTAAACAAGTAATGTATAAGAAGAATTAAACCGCCATCCATTATACATGAATGTCAGTCTCGCACATATTGTAGCAATGCTAACACCAACATAAAACTTGAAATGGCacattgtaaaagtggaaatttcaaGGTGTTGAAATCTTCGCACATTtggtgcaaccagaaactagcacgaaaatatcagcacacaaatattttttgcttgctataTATTCCAGTAGTGCATgacttgattccgtggaattaaaggCACACAAAACTCATCTTACCAGACCTAGCGCAAGAAACTGctcgcacaaaaatatccacttttacagtatttgacaATCCCTAGGGGCTGGCGTTAGCCTATGGGGAGAAAAATGAGGGATGTAAATGGCATGTACAACTGTTATACACACTGTACACAACAGGCATTATGCTTACAAAGCAATAGTAAGCATTCTGTGGTTTCTTCTTTTAAAATCATATCATCTTATTGGACGAGATAAAAAAGAAGTAGACACAAAAATGCACTGGCCATTGAGAAAGAGACTGTTTCATTTCCACTCTCTTAATCTTGATATTACTTGCTGAGACAATTATAAGGGAACAACTAGCAGATTGTAGTTCAGACTATTGCTGTTCAGATTTCACATGAGATCTACAATGTGTACTTCTGAAAGAGTGCCACTATCCAATGCTTGTTTGGGTACAAAATGACTTTTCATTTACTCTTTCgctaagttgttgttgtttatttattttttaaatcaaatggtGAATTCAAAATTCCAGGAATTGGTGCGGATCTGCTTGCTCCCAACCAACAGCCAGATCTTTGTGGTACGAGTCcagctgaaaaaaacaaacagacagacaaacacatacCAATGTCAATATTAGTGAAGATCTAGTTGCAGCACAAAGTCAAATCTACTCACAAGTTATATTTCCATTTGCAGCACAATAAATCAAGGAGTTTTGCCTCACATTTCACATTTGTCAGATGTTGACAGGCACCTTCTTTCAGATTTTGTGAGAACCCAACTTCTGAAGCATGTTTTGGAAACTCTGCATTTCTTTCACTTTATTgctatgttttttgtttgtttgtttgtttgtttgtttgtttgtttgtttgtttgtttgtttgtttttttttggggggggggctaggcAAAGTCTAGCTCCCTGCTGACAAGTGAAAACTCTGTTTTGGGAGTCATGTGACTCTCCCTACTCTTACCAATGAAATAAACGGAGGATGCAGGAATGGTAAATGAAAAACGGGAAACATTTGCTGCATGAGACTTTTGCCAATCAGAGCCGACGaccattttcacattcattgtGTAGACACAGTTTCGTGCGCATTTaacttttgcgaatcttggctcctcgcaaaATTTTGGAAagcttttgcacacaaaaatctatggttttataattattttcttgatGAACTGATTAGGTGTGTCCCAAGAGAGGACATGATtaccagtgtaaaaaaaaataaaaaaatgaattcccCCAGTATTTGTTACAGCAGCTGATTTTTGAAGGAGTGTCTTGCAACTGCGAAGTGTGTTTGCATGAAGCAGCATTGTTTGTTGGGAGATATTccacagtgggggggggggggggggtaagggcaACAGACAAACGCGTTCACTGTCTGCTGTTTACCTACATGTATAAGTGCGGAACAATTTCTACAGGCCCCTTGTTGTCATGCCCCTTCCCTACACTCTAATGAGGTCATCTGAGAGTTGGCGGGGGCCACTGTGATACACTTGTTTCTAGGTGTTTTTCAGGACTCTCAGAACAAAAGTGGACTGAACTGAACCAGATCAAGGTATCTTTTCAGAATTTGTTGTCTAATAAGCATGCAAAAGACACTCATAACAAATGGCCTTGAGCTGTTGCCATGGAGACCAGCTGGTACGTCATTTTCTCTCATCCAATATCAATCACCTCCAAGCTAGTAGTCGCCCTCGCAATGTATGGCCTCTCATTGCAATACTGAAATTGATTAATTTTTGGGTCTGCGTTGTCTGGTCAGACAATCATATGTGTTCATTATTAGACATCTGGCCAGctgatatatgattatatggcttcaaaatgaaacaaacagcCGCAGCAAATTACAAAGAAATCTTcgcttctttgtttgtttcttttacatatCTCCTGTATCTGCTCTATGAAATACAGCATAATATTCCACAAACTTCCTGGAATGTGGTCAATTTTTAAGCATTACCCCACCtcctcaccccaccccctccccccccccccccaaaaaaaaaaaaacactacagAATCAAAACTGGAAAGTTAGCAAAACAGTTGAATCTGGGCAAACCTATATATTGCATTTGTGGTTGTGGTTTATCtaataaatatacaaaaaaaaaaagagagaaaagctACAGTCTTCTTAATTCTCACTATCGCAAATGACGTAAAAAAACTCCTGGGCACGCTAaagagctctgtcacaggtgcactgtgggattcctcagTCCCTTGTTCGCCTCCGGTTGTTTAACGCGAGTCGCAGTTCCCATACGATTCAATGGAGttctttgtctgcttttccgTTGTTAGccctttttttcttggctataattcagcttaaaagagttgaaagtgtctaagctttactgatttgcggtcactagagtcatggttcactactgcaaggcttcaatgtgctggtcacatgatggaaagcgaaaaaatcttcaacaaaaaatacctcATTATAAAGACAGAGCGTGTTGTAagtgcatgtgcagccaaaaccgggCTAGTTTGCCAcatgagctatcccataatgcatctaaaatgcAGCTCTGGGCACGGCACCTACATATTGGCAATACCCTCAATTTAGTCCCCTTAACTGGGACTACACTTAGCACTAAGAAATGTTTGAAGTCTCAATGTGATGGTCCCAGGTTAACTCAAGCACTAATGCCAATGAATGTATGATCTTTTCGTCTCCTGTTGAATCCACAAATGGCTTTATGCATATAAAGTCAGACCATCTGAACTCAAATGTTTCCAACACAGATATGGGCATTTGTGGGACTAGTGCAGTTTTTggttttacttcttcttttttttaaatcatgagagagagagggtgaagTCATAGCAAAAGTTGATTTCCAAAAGTTTTTATTTGAGCAGCTGCCTGACCTTAAacgtacatgcacacacagtatATGTTGGTGAAAACAGGTTAGTCTTCAAATTTTCTTCTAGTAACTTCCCTGACAGTCCAGCTACAGCTTTCAGCGGATAACATGTGCGGTGACATGCGCTCAATATAGCTTCCAAAAGGTCACCCTACGTTTCAATGGATCTTTCCAAACTTGTACCTGACCTAAATGGCGAAAATATCACGTGTACTTACAGCAATGAGTAAGTTGTCGTACTTGTCCCTTTTCCTCTTGAGTACTTCTGcatgttcattttctttgtctgtcATCTGTGGAGTGTCAGCGAAATCAGAAATCAAAGTTAGATCCTACCGACAATACAAGCATTTTCCTGGAATTTCAGGACTAGTGACGCACTGTCTGTTTGTCATAAATAGCAATGTCATTCACTGGAATATCTTGAAGCCACAGTATCACAGTCTCAAGTTATgaaagagtttaaagggatggcatagtattggtggagatgaagattgggtttttaactttttttttttttttttggtgtgataCCAAGAAATCATGTATGAAATGATACAGAGCACCATaatctacgaggaattcaaagtttataagaTGAAAAGCCGTTTTCGAATGGCTgacacatccaaaaacaaattaagtcaaacaaagtgatcctaataaaagttgggttcCACCTtatattaggattgctctgttttggatatctcagtcatttcaaaaccaattttaatgaaataaacgtcgaatccctcttggaattacatgctctttcatatttcataagaggttactcattatctcaccgcaagatgttaaaaacctgaagttagttttcaaccaaaactatatgatccctttaataaaGTCTTGAATCCATACAGGACAAGAAAGGCCTTTGAAGCAGAACACTGACGCAGACAAGTGCTGCAGACAACCTTGGTATCTAAAATGCGTATGTAATTCAAGTGAAGTATTAAGCACTAAGAGTTTGCCTCGCTCTAAACTTTTAGTAAATGATGTCCTCTTGTAACGTTAACATGGTTATGTCATGATCATACCCATATGCCTCAATCACAACTTGCGTTCATGGTAAGCAAATTTATAAACAAGACGTTATGTTAAAATATGGAGATTTTTCAATCCCTAATCATAATGCCCTGAGAAGTCAATGAGACAGACAAAACTGCCAACAATCACAACTGTTAAAATTAAATAGGTTCCAAAAGAGCAATTGGggatatatttctcttttatgTGCATCTCATAGGTGAAAAgataattcccaaatcagggagacttttatgctctttttaacTCTGGGTTACAGCATTGCGTAGTGTCATCCTGTGTTCTTAAGATGCAGAGTTACACACTGCTATCATGGCGGCCAAAATTTTAGCAATCAGCAATAGCGATCCAAATGCCAATTCATATCTTTAATGCTGTCTTTAACATAATTAAAataatgagatttttttttaaaaacatttctttcccGGAAGTGTGATCGTAATTCTGGACAGATATTCTGAATGAGATCATTTGAATTCACAACCTCGGCCCATGATTACTTATTTTTGTCTGTGGATTGATGATGCATAGTGCAGTGACACTGGCACTGCTACTGCTGAGCTGCACATGCATACACTGCCTAGCGCCTACGCCGCCTTTACAATAGCAGGGTGTTAgtgttataggcctactgtttggTTCTATAACTGTAATcagagtaagagagagagagaaaacaaaatcaaattatgGGATTTTGATTCATCAGCATTCAATTATTCTGTTAAGATCACTGACACAACAAAATCTTTGTGTATAAAGCACAAAGGATTATTTTCACCGATTTTTGGTTACCCACAGCACAGtgctaaaaacaacaacaaaaacaaaaacaaaagttacagATCAACAAAGAGGTAAATTCTAAGTTCATACCCAAGGGTACTAAATACCACACAACATGATTTGAGATTTCATGGAGCCTCCTACAGAATTAGAATGACTTGGCAGACTCGATGGAGAAAACAAGTGGTCTAGGTTTCCGTCTTCTTTTGCATATTACAGGTAGATTAAAAATCGATGAGCCAGCATTCTTGAAAGTTGCAATATTGGTAATGGATTGGTACTTTCAATCAAATGTTAACAAAAATATCACACAGTCGGAAAGCATGAACAGATCACTCTTGACGACCTTCCTTCCTTCCTGTTATAGAGGCTGGCTCTTTCCTCTTTGATGTCTGCCTGCCTTTCCCCTCCCATTCCTCGTCCCAGTACAGAATATTCGAGAAGGACCAGAGACCACACACTGACCTGTTTCTTGAGGCTGTTCTTCTGATCGTTGAGCAGGCAGACGTGGCTCAGCTTCCGCTCCTGCTCCTGGCAGTACTCCTCAAGTGAGCTGGAGACcagacgagggggggggggagataaaaagatagaatgagagacagagggagagggaggaTGGGTTCTTGCCTCTGTGCTGCGACATAGGAAGCGGTGCAAGGAGAGGGGATCTACTAACAAAAGACTAGTATACATCAAACCCTTGTTTTGAAGTCATTTTGCAAGGGACTATATCCTTAGGTATCAAATCATTTTATTGTGGCAGTGACCTAGCCACATGGACTTTGGCACAGGTACTTGTAGCTGCCAATTAAATGACTGACCCAATGGCGACgtaatgctctttcatgttaCGCATACACTAATATGGATGAATTGTgatgtgatgacatcatcaccacATCCATTTAGCATCTGTGAACGTGACCAATATTGCCATTTTGAGTCAAGACAGCTCGTTTAATTCCACAATCTTACCTTCTTTATAATGCTTGGTTGACTActgtatcattatatatatatatttttgtttaaatcaatTCAAGTCAATGTTAACAGGAAATGAAGTTCTTCTTCAACCCTGCATGTGTTTTGGTTGCCAGATGGCACATGCAACAGGAGCTTAGGTTGTATGACGTATTTCACATCCACTTTGCCGCAGCAAGGGTTCGCGGATGGGCATGTAGAAAGTCACAGGTAACAAATTGGAGACTTACGCAGGTACGTGAAACATGCAAATAACAACAGATAAGCACATTGCTTGGACGATACTGAGTATGAAAGGATGGTACAGGTGACTCCTTTTATAACAAGGTCCTTGAGAGTGACAGTCTTTTTCCCCCTGttaatatcaaaattctgtTGTAGCTGAACAATAAAGCATGTAAAGATATGTAGATAATAAATCTTATTCTGTTGTACTGAGAGTTAATTTAGTCATATAtactgtgtttgttataatgggagtgtgCTGTAATGTGGGAAGGATGGggttaagaagaaaaaatataaaatcacgACTCACCTGCTCTCCTGCTGGACGTTCTCCCTCAGGGCGGTCACCGTGTGCTGGTGCTGCAGCTGTAGCTTGGCCAGCTTCTCTTGCTTGGTGTCCCGCTGCCGGCTCAGGTGGCCCTCGTGGGCCGTCTGGTCGCGCAGCTGGTCCTTCTCGCTCTGGATGTGGTCTCGCACCTCCTCCAGACCCGACTGAGCCTCTCTGCCGCCGAGAGGATCAGGAGAAGGAAAGGTGGAAGGGTAGAAGGAAAAATGTGGATGAAAAACAGGAGTAAGCaaacacaaaagtaaaatgaaagtcAGATATGAAAACCTCACGAATGAAATAACTAGAAAAGAGTgaagacctccaccaagcagctcattccatccatatattatacacatatgCTGAAAATGGCCTTATTTCCTGGTGATAAACAATCCTTTCTAGCGCCTCTACCCTAGCTTCCTGCTGCACCTCAAATGTACATTCGGTGTGAATGCTTGAATTCCCTGTTTCTTGGACCTATTTGATAAATGATAAAGAATCCTTCAAAAAATTCCAGGATCCAGACAGTGATactgatcactaccaaaatttaatcatctgtttcttgtatcattacCAACTTTTACtgtaaatttcatccaaatctgttctcACCTTTTTGagtaattttgcaaacagacagacagacaaacaaaccaatgctggcaaaaacataaccttcttGGCGGAGGTGAAAATATAGCAAAGAGTAGATACCTTGGCTACAAATTCTTTCTCCAAAAAGAACTGCTTGTACAATGCCTAGCACCAGTTAATAAGTATTTCCAATGGTATGGCTGCTTCCCATATCAAGGTGCAATacaaacaccaaagccagtgtTGACTAATACTACACCAAGCCACACGTAGGCTCACCTGAGTTTCTCCAACTCGCTGTCGATGCCTGCTATCATGGCCGCCCCCTGCTCGCTGGAGTGGAGCAGCACCTGGCAGTTTTCGTTCTGTCCCCGCAGCTCCTGGAGCCGCTGCCCCTTCTGGTTCTTGGCCTCCTTACGCGAGGCCAGGACGCTGTGCATCCGCGAGATGTCGGCCTTCATCCGCTCGGGCGACTGGACCACCTGGGCCTGGAGCTTCCTCACTGATTCCTGCTTGTCGAGAATCGACAGCTTGTGTTTTTCCTGGCAAAGTGGGTTATATATGGAATATGGAATATGACTCATGAAATTGAACTATATTGATTTTCCACAATCACTGCAATACATTCAagtcaacagcaacaacaacagaaaaaatggtcatttgaaaaaaaaaagaagaccaaAACAATACACGTAATGATAAGTGGATAGATTACTGTAAAGTATAGACAGCGGTATCTTGTAAGATGGTAATTCAGGAATGATTTAGCAGATAATTTTGCATGGtaggacaaacaaaaaaaaaagacataaaaaagGTATGTCTGTTATGGATTACACTGTAAAGAGTAATTGTGACTTTTTACTATTCATTAAAAGTTCTTACCAGGAGAGCGACCTTCTCGGCCAGGGCAGCCTTGAGCCTGGTCAGTTCCCTCTGGATGGACGCCTGCTCCTGCTGCTGTGGCATCATCTTACCGTCCAGCTCATCAATGATTCCCAGGAGCTGAGAGACAGAGAAGGAGATGTGAGTCAAGTATTCAAAATTTACAGGGGATATCTCACTATGAAGTATTGTCAATATTATGCAAGGAAGTTTACATGTGTTGTTTagtatttttgttgctgttgttgttgtttttagaaaTGTAATATATTGAAATCATGCCATTAGTATTCAATGCACTGATTTGTGGAGTTTAGATAGAAACCTGCAAGGGCCCAAGTATTTATGTTTCATACTTTAAAGGTGACAAAACTATCTAGTACCAGACATtgctaaagaaataaaaacaatccaCATGGCTATCTGTGCATTGTTTGTAAACATATGAGCCATTAAAACTGGCTCAGATGCTTCAGTAGCTCTGATTGTACTGTTACAATAATTTTATGGCCTCCAGCTTAAAGGAACAAGACAGCATGGCTCACTAAAAGGGGTAAATGATTACACAGTGTAATATATTAGCATGCTAACTGTCCCAAGTCTGATTACCTGGTTGACTTTCACCTCCTCCTCTGCCCGCGTCATCTTCATCAAATTGATCTTCTCCTTCAGTTCGTTGATTTTCTCCTTCAGCTGATTTCGCTCTGCAATGGATCCTTGCTGTAATGTGAGATATGTTATGCATCATGTCAGACCAGAAGATGGGTGGAGTTCTGACCAACCCCAAAGTATGTGTCCATTCATAAAGGAAAGTATAGTAAGGTTCCGCATATAAGCGGCACACGTCTATGTCTATGCATCATGGAAAATATCAAAAGTTGGCGatgcattttcatttgaatgGGTACAAGAAAATCTTGGCAGTGGAAAATCAAGTCTGGTGTAAGAAAACCCTGCCTTAAGTCAATGTAATACTAGTTTTGTGTGTTGATATATGACTAtgtaaagaaatgtaaaatagattgattttaaatttcataatgCATTCATACATTTAATACATACATGGAATTTGAAAGTCCTACAAATAAATCTCAAGACAAGAAAATGACTGGTATCCTGCAAGCacatcagcaaaacaaaaaacaaaaacaaaaacaagagtaACAAAACCCCCTAAACCACAAAACACAATGGAAAGAATTCTAAATCCTGACCAGTCACAAATTCTGATCACATCCAACTTGGCTTGGTGAAGAGACTTGTTTGAATTGCAGCAAAACTTGTTCTACATAATTCACGCAAGAAGGACTCTTTGTATACTTTTCTTTAttgacaaatcaaatgaaatgcatTCTGGATACACTTTCTCATCAATGATTGTAAGGTTATAAAGAGGGAAAGGGTAGTGTCCTCGCTGTAAGTACAGAACAAATGGATGGATGCAGAAATGGATATTCACCTCCAGATATTTGTAGGATAGCATGATACCATGTGCAAAGTCAGGTGCAACATTTGGAAACACTTGGTTAGTGAATGAACATAATATATTCAATGATAGACATACCAAATTCTGTGAAtacaaaagattaaaaaataataatgaagttGAAACTTGAATCTTCGATCCTAACAGAAACATTGGCCGAAACATTGTCAACTAGTCATGTAAATTACAGATTATGCAAGTTCATTTTGTAAGATGGGACGTACAATTTCCTGACGAATGTTGTTGTACGCCTCCTCTCTCTCCACACTGAACCTCCAGAAGTTGAT from Diadema setosum chromosome 9, eeDiaSeto1, whole genome shotgun sequence includes the following:
- the LOC140232572 gene encoding kinetochore protein Nuf2-A-like, producing the protein MAAYLFPVLSSAELVACLHDIMGESFSDEDFKSPQPTRIQNLYAAFLETIVNTQLDRINQPQWTASQVVMHPELYDGIFPIMNLAIAMQRLMVACQVTDFKLTDLLNPKPKRTRRFVSALINFWRFSVEREEAYNNIRQEIQGSIAERNQLKEKINELKEKINLMKMTRAEEEVKVNQLLGIIDELDGKMMPQQQEQASIQRELTRLKAALAEKVALLEKHKLSILDKQESVRKLQAQVVQSPERMKADISRMHSVLASRKEAKNQKGQRLQELRGQNENCQVLLHSSEQGAAMIAGIDSELEKLREAQSGLEEVRDHIQSEKDQLRDQTAHEGHLSRQRDTKQEKLAKLQLQHQHTVTALRENVQQESSSLEEYCQEQERKLSHVCLLNDQKNSLKKQMTDKENEHAEVLKRKRDKYDNLLIALDSYHKDLAVGWEQADPHQFLEF